A region of Selenomonadales bacterium 4137-cl DNA encodes the following proteins:
- a CDS encoding DUF169 domain-containing protein translates to MKSEIAARLKLRYGPVAIVLAEEKPAGALEFQEGKWGCVAAMLTAAAKGRQAVFGRGRHGCQGGGVGLGFCAAFPATPGGFDYFLSIGRGEGYPPGEGYKKTPELAASFREWLPTTEIPSTYVVFKPLEALGEGEEPAVVVFYANADQLSALVVLANYGRPGGDNVISPFAAGCHSTFLIPWHEGQQPRPRAVVGMTDISARPYIDADLLSFSVPMAMFREMEANIPGSFLDRHDWTKVAARLEKQE, encoded by the coding sequence ATGAAGAGTGAGATCGCGGCCCGGTTGAAGCTGCGGTATGGGCCGGTCGCCATCGTGCTTGCGGAGGAGAAGCCGGCCGGGGCGCTCGAGTTTCAGGAGGGGAAATGGGGCTGCGTGGCGGCGATGCTGACGGCTGCGGCGAAGGGGCGGCAAGCGGTGTTTGGCCGGGGTCGCCACGGCTGCCAAGGCGGCGGTGTGGGCCTGGGGTTTTGCGCCGCGTTCCCGGCTACGCCCGGCGGGTTCGATTATTTCTTGTCGATCGGCCGAGGCGAAGGCTATCCGCCGGGCGAGGGCTACAAGAAGACGCCCGAATTGGCGGCAAGTTTCAGGGAATGGCTGCCGACGACCGAAATCCCCAGCACTTATGTGGTGTTCAAGCCGCTGGAGGCGCTGGGTGAGGGCGAGGAGCCCGCGGTGGTGGTGTTCTACGCTAACGCGGATCAGTTGTCGGCGTTGGTGGTGCTGGCCAATTACGGCCGGCCGGGCGGCGACAATGTGATAAGCCCCTTTGCGGCCGGCTGCCATTCGACGTTTCTCATCCCCTGGCACGAGGGGCAACAACCAAGGCCGCGGGCGGTGGTGGGGATGACCGATATCAGCGCCCGGCCTTATATTGACGCCGATCTTTTGTCGTTCTCGGTGCCGATGGCGATGTTCCGGGAGATGGAGGCCAATATCCCGGGGAGTTTCCTCGACAGGCACGACTGGACCAAGGTGGCCGCCCGCCTGGAGAAGCAGGAATGA
- a CDS encoding xanthine phosphoribosyltransferase, whose product MQELRERIVADGEVIGRDVLKVDSFLNHQIDPAFIQRMGREIAGRFAGEGVTKVLTVEASGIAVAAAVGLALGVPVVFAKKKQAVTQQGDLYSAEIFSFTRRESVHITVAPKYLRPEDVVLIVDDFLAHGEALSGLVKIVRQSGAKLAGAGIVIEKRFQRGGEALRAEGIRIESLAVIESMKAGVITFG is encoded by the coding sequence ATGCAGGAGTTGCGCGAACGGATCGTGGCCGACGGTGAGGTGATCGGCCGCGATGTCCTCAAAGTTGATTCTTTTCTCAATCATCAGATCGATCCGGCTTTTATCCAGCGGATGGGCAGGGAGATCGCCGGGCGCTTCGCGGGCGAGGGCGTGACCAAGGTGTTGACGGTGGAGGCCTCGGGCATCGCCGTGGCGGCTGCGGTCGGCCTTGCTCTCGGTGTGCCGGTGGTGTTCGCGAAGAAGAAGCAGGCTGTCACGCAGCAGGGCGATCTTTATTCGGCGGAGATTTTTTCTTTTACCCGCCGCGAGTCGGTGCATATCACCGTTGCTCCCAAGTACCTGCGGCCCGAGGATGTGGTGCTGATCGTGGACGATTTTCTGGCCCACGGCGAGGCGCTGAGCGGACTGGTGAAGATTGTGCGGCAGTCGGGGGCGAAGCTCGCCGGCGCGGGCATCGTCATCGAGAAGAGGTTCCAGCGGGGTGGCGAGGCTTTGCGGGCCGAGGGCATCAGGATCGAGTCGCTGGCCGTGATCGAGAGTATGAAAGCGGGGGTAATCACGTTCGGGTAA
- a CDS encoding peptidylprolyl isomerase encodes MEKNPTAKFETTLGDFTVELFADKAPVTVENFVTLAKKGYYDGVIFHRVIPGFMIQGGDPTGTGRGGPGYAIPDEFHPDLKHDVPGILSMANAGPNTGGSQFFVTVAATPWLDNRHAVFGKVVAGMEVVEKISTVKRNASDRPVEPVEMKKVTVDGE; translated from the coding sequence ATGGAGAAAAATCCGACCGCGAAATTCGAGACTACTTTGGGAGATTTTACGGTGGAGTTGTTCGCCGATAAGGCGCCGGTGACGGTGGAAAACTTCGTCACGTTGGCGAAGAAGGGTTATTATGACGGGGTTATTTTTCATCGCGTCATCCCAGGGTTTATGATCCAGGGCGGCGATCCGACGGGTACGGGCAGGGGCGGCCCCGGGTACGCCATCCCGGACGAGTTTCATCCCGACCTGAAGCATGACGTTCCCGGCATTTTGTCGATGGCGAACGCAGGGCCCAATACGGGCGGGTCGCAGTTCTTCGTAACTGTGGCGGCGACGCCGTGGCTGGATAACCGCCACGCGGTGTTCGGCAAGGTGGTGGCCGGTATGGAGGTGGTGGAGAAGATCAGCACGGTGAAGCGCAACGCCAGCGACCGGCCGGTCGAACCGGTGGAGATGAAAAAGGTTACGGTTGATGGCGAGTAG
- a CDS encoding polysaccharide deacetylase family protein encodes MVIYVAVVALAGVFWLGGCAASGGKPAAPAGGQTAKPAAAEQNRKMPPPAGVPVLMYHKIGGEKGNDAVISEALFISHMEFLHNNGYKTLSLAELEAYLDGRAELPPKPVVITFDDGYRDTYEIALPVLKKYGLKSTLFIPVADADRRLSWAELREMKAAGMEIGSHNYSHRELAAMTPARQAEEIGRSKEVLDRNLGQDSRYFCYPNGSYDAETLRLLKAKGFRLAVTIEPGWVKRGDTPLLLKRVWMGNGVDLKQFETRLTREDYPII; translated from the coding sequence TTGGTTATATATGTTGCGGTGGTCGCTCTGGCAGGCGTGTTTTGGCTGGGGGGCTGCGCGGCTTCCGGCGGGAAGCCGGCGGCGCCGGCCGGCGGGCAGACGGCCAAGCCTGCCGCCGCGGAACAGAACCGGAAGATGCCGCCGCCGGCCGGGGTGCCGGTGCTGATGTATCATAAGATCGGCGGTGAAAAGGGCAACGATGCCGTTATTTCCGAGGCTCTTTTCATTTCGCATATGGAGTTTCTCCATAACAACGGTTATAAGACGCTTTCCTTGGCCGAACTGGAGGCTTATCTCGACGGGCGGGCGGAGCTGCCGCCCAAGCCGGTGGTGATCACGTTCGACGACGGGTATCGCGATACGTACGAGATTGCGCTGCCGGTGCTGAAGAAGTACGGTTTAAAAAGTACGTTGTTTATTCCCGTCGCCGATGCCGACCGCCGTCTTTCCTGGGCGGAGCTGCGGGAGATGAAGGCGGCCGGGATGGAGATAGGCTCGCATAACTATTCCCACCGTGAACTGGCCGCGATGACGCCGGCCCGACAGGCTGAGGAGATCGGGCGCTCCAAGGAGGTTCTCGACCGTAACCTGGGGCAGGACAGCCGCTATTTCTGTTATCCGAACGGCAGTTACGACGCGGAGACGCTGCGGCTGTTGAAGGCGAAGGGGTTTCGGCTGGCGGTGACCATCGAGCCTGGATGGGTGAAGCGCGGCGATACCCCGCTGCTGCTTAAGAGGGTCTGGATGGGCAACGGGGTGGATCTGAAGCAGTTCGAGACCAGGCTGACCCGCGAGGATTATCCGATCATCTAG
- a CDS encoding lactate utilization protein: MIVKQDQWCQDVEGWQRETLGKRVVEALKANWFDALYVPDREEATKYVLGYCVPGKVVAHGGSATLTRDMAIIDKIKATGATLIENAYGDPEAMFEGRRKQLLSDVYLCSVNALTMDGYLVSVDGAGNRTGAMTFGPRKVIVVAGANKICPDLPSAWQRLEKVAGPMNLKRLNAPTPCVQTGYCMDCRADKRGCRIYTVLKRRPMLTDITVVVVGENLGF, translated from the coding sequence ATGATTGTTAAGCAGGATCAGTGGTGTCAGGATGTGGAGGGCTGGCAGCGGGAGACGCTGGGCAAGCGGGTGGTGGAGGCGCTGAAGGCCAATTGGTTCGATGCGCTGTATGTGCCTGACCGGGAGGAGGCCACTAAGTATGTTCTCGGGTACTGCGTCCCCGGCAAAGTGGTGGCTCACGGGGGTTCGGCTACGCTTACGCGGGATATGGCGATCATCGATAAGATCAAGGCGACGGGGGCGACGCTGATCGAGAACGCTTACGGCGACCCGGAGGCGATGTTCGAGGGGCGTCGCAAGCAGTTGCTGAGCGATGTTTATCTTTGTAGCGTCAACGCGCTGACGATGGACGGTTATTTGGTGAGCGTGGACGGCGCGGGCAACCGCACCGGGGCGATGACGTTCGGGCCGCGGAAGGTGATCGTGGTGGCGGGGGCCAATAAGATTTGCCCCGATCTGCCGTCTGCCTGGCAGCGGCTGGAGAAGGTGGCGGGCCCGATGAACCTGAAGCGTCTCAATGCGCCGACGCCGTGCGTGCAGACGGGTTATTGCATGGATTGCCGGGCCGACAAGCGCGGCTGCCGGATTTATACGGTGCTCAAGCGGCGCCCGATGCTGACCGATATCACGGTGGTGGTGGTCGGCGAGAATCTGGGTTTTTGA
- a CDS encoding GIY-YIG nuclease family protein encodes MASSTAFTYVIACADGTFYTGWTTDLEARLAAHNAGAGARYTRGRGPVRLVYWEEYDDQGQARRRECEIKKMDRRRKEALVASGCRAVPAGKKPC; translated from the coding sequence ATGGCGAGTAGCACGGCTTTCACGTATGTGATCGCGTGCGCCGACGGGACGTTTTACACCGGCTGGACGACTGATCTGGAGGCAAGGCTGGCCGCCCATAACGCCGGCGCGGGGGCGCGGTATACCCGCGGCCGGGGGCCGGTGCGGCTGGTTTACTGGGAGGAGTACGACGACCAGGGCCAGGCGCGGCGGCGCGAGTGCGAGATAAAGAAGATGGACAGACGGCGGAAGGAGGCGCTGGTCGCTTCCGGATGCCGGGCTGTGCCGGCAGGGAAAAAGCCATGTTGA
- a CDS encoding ABC transporter permease, which translates to MGEQSIIISILAAAVTAGTPILYAALGELLTERAGILNLGVEGIMLVGAVSGFIAAVATGSCWWGLLAAMAAGGAVAAIHGVLTITLRANQTVSGLALTLFGTGLSGYLGKSYIGMPVPQAFKAVTLGPLSDIPYLGAILFKHDVLVYASYLLVPAMAVFIHRTRPGLILRAIGENPAAADALGFKVFTLRHLYVIAGGMLCGVGGAYLSLAYAPSWLENMTAGRGWIAVALVVFALWDPWRALIGSYLFGGVDALGFNLQVLGVTVPTFFLSMMPYLFTILVLTLLMAKSGGRVVPPGALGLPYNREDR; encoded by the coding sequence TTTCCATTCTTGCGGCCGCCGTGACCGCGGGTACGCCGATCCTGTACGCGGCGCTTGGCGAGCTTCTGACCGAGCGGGCCGGTATCCTCAACCTCGGAGTCGAGGGGATAATGCTGGTCGGGGCGGTGTCGGGCTTCATCGCGGCCGTTGCCACGGGAAGCTGCTGGTGGGGACTGCTGGCGGCGATGGCGGCCGGCGGGGCGGTGGCCGCCATTCACGGGGTGCTGACGATCACTCTGCGTGCTAACCAGACGGTGAGCGGCTTGGCGTTGACGCTGTTCGGCACGGGCCTGTCGGGGTATCTGGGCAAGTCGTATATCGGTATGCCGGTGCCGCAGGCCTTCAAGGCGGTCACATTGGGTCCGCTGTCCGATATTCCGTATTTGGGAGCGATTTTGTTTAAGCATGACGTGCTGGTCTACGCCAGTTATCTGCTGGTGCCGGCGATGGCGGTTTTCATTCACCGCACGCGGCCCGGCCTGATCTTGCGGGCGATCGGCGAGAATCCGGCGGCCGCCGACGCGCTCGGGTTCAAGGTGTTTACGCTGCGTCATTTGTATGTAATCGCCGGCGGGATGCTGTGCGGCGTGGGCGGGGCGTATCTGTCGCTGGCTTACGCGCCGAGTTGGCTTGAGAATATGACGGCCGGACGGGGCTGGATCGCGGTGGCGCTGGTTGTTTTCGCTTTATGGGACCCCTGGAGGGCGCTGATCGGTTCGTATTTGTTCGGCGGCGTCGATGCGCTGGGGTTCAATCTCCAGGTGCTGGGCGTGACCGTGCCGACCTTTTTCCTCAGTATGATGCCGTACTTGTTTACCATCCTGGTGCTGACGCTGCTGATGGCCAAGAGCGGCGGCCGCGTCGTGCCGCCGGGGGCGCTGGGGTTGCCTTACAACCGCGAAGACCGATAG